A segment of the Candidatus Synechococcus calcipolaris G9 genome:
AGGTCATGGGTTTTTCCACAAACACATCCTTACCCGCCTTCAGGGCCGCCAAGGCTAGGGGGTAATGGCTGGGGGCAGGCGTAGCAATGACGATCGCCGGCACCTCTGTCCCTAGGGCATCTTCATAGTTTGCATAGAGGGGTAGATCGGGGTACTGCTCGGCAAGTTGCTGCCGTAGGCTTGGATTGAGTTCCACCACCCCGGCAAGGGCATTGAGATCATGAAAATTACGAACCAGATTTTTGCCCCAGGCCCCGGCCCCGACGACGATCACATTCTTGTCCACAGTCTTGCCGGGATGAGTTCTGTTGCTATCGACTTCAGGATGGTTCTCAGGACTATCTGGACGATTAGAAGTACTGGTCGTCATAGCAGGGTCACTTTTTGATCGGCATCCGGCAATCGGCGAGTAACACCACGGGTATCTAAAATTGCCTGGGCATGGTAGATCACAAATCCATAATCCACTTGACTATGATCTGTGGCAATCAGCACTAAATTTGCCTGGGCGATCGCCGCAGCCGTAAACTCCACAGATCGGAGGATTTGCCCCTTCAGATGAATTTCAGGAATATAGGGGTCGTAATAATCCACCCTGGCTCCATCCTGCTGAAGTAACTGCAAAATATCAACGGCCGGGGATTCGCGCCAATCATCTAAATCTTTTTTGTAGGTAATTCCTAAAATTAACACCCGCGATCGCGAGGGGGCCAACCCCACCCGATTGAGAACCCGCCAGGCCTTTTCCCGCACAAATTCTGGCATACGACGATTAATTTCACCGGCAAGGGCAATAAAATGGGTTTCAAAGTTATATTCCTTGGCTTTCCATTCCAAATAGTGGGGATCCAGGGGAATGCAATGTCCCCCCACCCCCGGACCCGGATAAAAGGGCATAATCCCAAAGGGCTTGGTATTGGCCGCATCCAAAACCTCCCAGACATTTAAGTCGAGGCGATCGCACAGGAGTAAAAGCTCATTCACGAGGGCAATATTCACCGCTCGAAATGTGTTTTCAAACACCTTCACCAACTCAGCGGCCTTGGCACTGCTGACCGGAACCACATCTAAAATCGTTTCTCGATAGAACAGAATCGCCGCTTGCCGCGACAGATCATCGGACGCACCCACAATCTTGTTCGTATTTTTCGTGGTGTAGCGTTGGTTACCCGGATCCACCCGCTCCGGCGAATGGGCTAGGAAAAAATCATTGCCACAGCGCAGACCACTGGTTTCCTCCAAAATCGGCCGGAGAACCTCATCCGTCGTGCCGGGATAGGTGGTGGATTCCAGGGAAATCAGTTGCCCTGGTCGTAGATGGGCCGCCAGATTGCGCGTTACTCCTTCCACATAACTCAGATCGGGAGTTAGGTTTTTGCTCAGGGGTGTGGGCACACAAATGACAACAATATCCGCTTCCTTAACACGCTCAAACCCAACGACGGCCTCAATAAATCCCTCCTGCACTAGATCTCGGAGTTCGGTATCAGAGACATCTTTGATATAGTTCTCACCCCGATTCACCTTTTCGGCTCGCTTCGGGTTTTGCTCAATACCAATCACATGGAAGCCCACCTTCGCTTTTTCTACCGCAAAAGGGAGTCCCACATAGCCCAGGCCGACTACACCAACGATCGCCTGACGATTGAGAATTTTTTCACACAGGGCATCAAAGGCTGACATTGCCATTCAGGTTCACTCGTTTATTTTTATCGCTTGTTTTTATTGACTAAGAAAAGTTTATCATTAGTGCCGCCGGCGAATTGGCCCTAGAGGGGGACAGAAACCTCGGCTTCACGGCGTTGTAGGTGGGTACGACTTGCCTCTAGGAGACCCTGAAAGAGGGGATGGGGGACATTGGGTCGAGAGCGAAACTCGGGGTGGAACTGGACGGCGATAAAGAAAGGATGATCGGGATATTCAATGATTTCAACTAGGCGACCATCGGGGGAGGTGCCACTAATTTGATAGCCCGTTTCTAGAAAAAGACTACGGTAAGCATTATTGAATTCATAGCGATGGCGGTGGCGTTCATAAATGACCGATTCGCCGTAGAGCCGTTCCGCCAGACTTCCGGGCAAAATGCGGCAGGCATAGAGACCCAGGCGCATCGTTCCCCCCAGATCAATAATGTCCTGTTGTTCCGGCAGCAAATGAATCACTGGATTTTGGCTATTGGTTTCAAATTCCGCACTATGAGCATTCTCCAACCCTGCCAAATGGCGGGCCCACTCAATGACACAGCATTGCATCCCCAGGCACAGGCCTAAAAATGGAATCCGTTGCTCCCGCGCATACTGAATGGCGGCAATTTTGCCATCCACCCCACGAATCCCAAAGCCCCCAGGGACAATAATGCCGGCCACCTGCTCAAGATAGGCTGCGGCTCCATTGGCTTCAATATCTTCAGAATTGATCCAGCGAATATGCAGATCACTCCCCAGGGCGATCGCCCCATGGCGCAGAGCTTCAACGACGGAGAGATAGGCATCATTTAGGCGCACATACTTGCCGACAATGGCGATTTCTAGCCGTTCCTGGGGACGATAAAGCCGCTCCACCAAAGACTGCCACTGATTTAGATCCGGGGGGCGTTGTTCCAAATTCAGGAGGGTAAGAACTTGGTGGGCTAACCCCTCCCGCTCCAACAGAATCGGAACCTCATAGATGCTTTTGGCATCGGGGGCGGGAATAACGCATTCTACCGGCACATCACAGAAGCGAGACATTTTCTCCTTAATACCGGGATGGAGGGGGCGATCGCAGCGGCAGATTAAAATATCCGGCTGAATACCAATGGAACGCAGTTCCTTAACGGAGTGCTGGGTGGGTTTTGTTTTCATTTCGCCGGCGGATGGAATCCAAGGCACTAGGGTGACGTGCATATAAATCAGATTTTGCCGCCCCACCTCCGTGCGAAACTGACGAATCGCCTCTAAAAAAGGTAAGGATTCAATATCCCCCACCGTGCCGCCAATTTCAATAATCACCACATCCGGGTTTTTGTCCTTGGCCACCCGGAGAATACGGACTTTAATTTCATTGGTGATATGGGGAATCACTTGAACTGTTCCCCCCATATAGTCGCCGCGCCGTTCCTTGTTGATCACCGCTTGATAAATGGAGCCTGTGGTCACGCTATTGAGCCGGGACATGGCCGTATCCGTAAACCGTTCGTAATGGCCCAGGTCAAGATCCGTTTCCGCGCCATCATCCGTAACAAACACCTCCCCATGCTGGAAGGGACTCATCGTGCCCGGATCCACATTAATGTAGGGGTCTAACTTGAGGATGGAGACAGAGTATTGACGGGATTTGAGTAACCGTCCTAAGCTCGCGGCCACAATCCCCTTACCAATACTAGAAACAACGCCGCCAGTGACAAATACAAATTTAGTCATAAATTAGTCATAAAGGAATTTACTAATTTTTACCACAGTAATAAAATCTCACACTCTATCCCTTGGGGCGGGCTTGATCCATTCCATTTTAGCTATTATTGGGTTAGGGACTAGGAAAATAGGATTCTCGGCTCCATTAAATATTGTGGAAAGAGTAACAATCCCTAAGTCCGCCGCAAATCTTTCGATAAGTTAAGAAAGATTGAGATCCAAGATTCAAACAGATATACTAAAGGGCGAATTTTGTATTTCTGGCAACAATTGCATACCAAAAAAAGGAGGTAAGGCAACTTGGCGAGAAGGCGCAAGCGTAAAAGTCGTCGTCGTCTAGAAGGTCGCAGGATCCTGGAGTGCGTGCCTCAGTTTAGCATTGACAGCGGTGAAGATAAGCCAGTGACGGCGGCTCGAAAATTCATCCAGTCAAAGGGAATCGCACCTCCCGCTCTTTTGTTAGTCAAACGAAATGAGCATACTACGGATCGGTACTTCTGGGCTGAAAAGGGATTATTTGGTGCCCAGTATGTCGAGGAAAATCATTTTCTGTTCCCGAGCTTGAGAGACTTAGCCGAGGAGAAAGTTCCCGCTGGTCGCTAAGACAGAGTGTGAGGAGTGGGACAGGAATTTTTAAGTTTTAAGGCAAATTTAAGGTTGATGGCTAGGCTGGATTTTTGAAATCTGGCCTGGTCGTGCCTTGGTATGGGTGGGCAAATCCGCGGCGGTGTTCAAAAAAAATCAATAAAAAACCAATATAGCTATCGTCACCTAGGTTAGGACGGGGTGCAGGGGTGGAACCCCTGGCTGGGGGAGAAGCCCCCACACCCCCTACCAAAAATGTCCTAAGAAAAGAGGCGACAGCTATACATGATTAATCTAGACGTTTTTTGAGCGTTTGGTAGATTTGGGCTGGGATCTTTGCCTTGAGCGATCGCCCGAGGCGGTTTTTCTTTTCTGCTTTTTGGAGACATTCAGGGTGGGGACATAGGTAGGCCGATCGCCCCATGCCCTGGTCTAAAACAACTTCACCGGAGGGAAAGATCCGCACTACCCGCCAAAACTCTGACTTAGGGCCAAGCTTCCGGCAGGCCAAGCAGCGACGGGTATGGGGGGGCATGGAAGGGCAATCCTCCGGTGTCAGGGTCGTTAGTTTTTTTTTGAAGCGGTTAATCTTCAGAGCCAAAGATAGCTAAGGGGCTAATCCTAAGGGGCCGATGTCGCCTCCATCACCGCCATTGCCTGCCGATCCTCTTCATCGTGATCATAATTGGAGCTATCCCGCACTTCAATTTTCCAGCCCGTCAGACGGGTGGCAAGACGGACATTTTGGCCTTCTTTGCCGATCGCCTGGGAGACCTTATCGGTGGCTACTAAGACATGGACAATCCGGGACTCGGTATTAATAAGACGCACTTCATCCACCGGCGCCGGGCTAAGGGAGTTAGCAATATAGGTGGCGGGATCCGGCGACCAACGAATGACATCAATTTTTTCACCCCGCAGTTCATTCACCACCGCTTGAATGCGGGAGCCACGGGCCCCAATACAGGCACCGACGGGATCCACGTCCCGCTCTAGGGTATCCACGGCAATTTTGGTGCGCGGGCCCACTTTATGGTGGGGAGGATTGGCTTCCCGGGCGATCGCCACAATGCGGACAATTTCATCCTCAATTTCTGGTACTTCATTGGCAAACAGATACACCACTAATCCGGCATCTGCTCGGGAGACTTCCAGTTGGGGGCCACGCTGGGGGCCATCCTTCACCCGCTTCAGGTACACCTTAAAGGTGGAGTTTGCCCGGTAGTTATCATTGGGCAGTTGTTCCCGTTTCGGTAATTCCGCTTCCACTTCCGGTTGGGCAATATCGCTACGCACGGCCATAATTACCGATCGCCGCTCAAAGCGCAGGGCCCGGGCCAAGAGAACCGTTCCCTCCAACTCATGGAACTCTTCCTG
Coding sequences within it:
- a CDS encoding nucleotide sugar dehydrogenase, whose product is MAMSAFDALCEKILNRQAIVGVVGLGYVGLPFAVEKAKVGFHVIGIEQNPKRAEKVNRGENYIKDVSDTELRDLVQEGFIEAVVGFERVKEADIVVICVPTPLSKNLTPDLSYVEGVTRNLAAHLRPGQLISLESTTYPGTTDEVLRPILEETSGLRCGNDFFLAHSPERVDPGNQRYTTKNTNKIVGASDDLSRQAAILFYRETILDVVPVSSAKAAELVKVFENTFRAVNIALVNELLLLCDRLDLNVWEVLDAANTKPFGIMPFYPGPGVGGHCIPLDPHYLEWKAKEYNFETHFIALAGEINRRMPEFVREKAWRVLNRVGLAPSRSRVLILGITYKKDLDDWRESPAVDILQLLQQDGARVDYYDPYIPEIHLKGQILRSVEFTAAAIAQANLVLIATDHSQVDYGFVIYHAQAILDTRGVTRRLPDADQKVTLL
- a CDS encoding YlxR family protein → MPPHTRRCLACRKLGPKSEFWRVVRIFPSGEVVLDQGMGRSAYLCPHPECLQKAEKKNRLGRSLKAKIPAQIYQTLKKRLD
- the nusA gene encoding transcription termination factor NusA; translation: MSTYRLPGLRAMINEISQERNLPKNAVREALEEALLKGYERYRRSLRLDETHFEEDHFINFEVELDVEEEGFRVLATKTIVEEIDNSDQQIALADVIEVVEDAQLGDTVVLDVTPDHQEFGRMAAIQTKQVLSQKLRDQQRRIIQEEFHELEGTVLLARALRFERRSVIMAVRSDIAQPEVEAELPKREQLPNDNYRANSTFKVYLKRVKDGPQRGPQLEVSRADAGLVVYLFANEVPEIEDEIVRIVAIAREANPPHHKVGPRTKIAVDTLERDVDPVGACIGARGSRIQAVVNELRGEKIDVIRWSPDPATYIANSLSPAPVDEVRLINTESRIVHVLVATDKVSQAIGKEGQNVRLATRLTGWKIEVRDSSNYDHDEEDRQAMAVMEATSAP
- a CDS encoding DUF3155 domain-containing protein, with the protein product MARRRKRKSRRRLEGRRILECVPQFSIDSGEDKPVTAARKFIQSKGIAPPALLLVKRNEHTTDRYFWAEKGLFGAQYVEENHFLFPSLRDLAEEKVPAGR
- a CDS encoding CTP synthase translates to MTKFVFVTGGVVSSIGKGIVAASLGRLLKSRQYSVSILKLDPYINVDPGTMSPFQHGEVFVTDDGAETDLDLGHYERFTDTAMSRLNSVTTGSIYQAVINKERRGDYMGGTVQVIPHITNEIKVRILRVAKDKNPDVVIIEIGGTVGDIESLPFLEAIRQFRTEVGRQNLIYMHVTLVPWIPSAGEMKTKPTQHSVKELRSIGIQPDILICRCDRPLHPGIKEKMSRFCDVPVECVIPAPDAKSIYEVPILLEREGLAHQVLTLLNLEQRPPDLNQWQSLVERLYRPQERLEIAIVGKYVRLNDAYLSVVEALRHGAIALGSDLHIRWINSEDIEANGAAAYLEQVAGIIVPGGFGIRGVDGKIAAIQYAREQRIPFLGLCLGMQCCVIEWARHLAGLENAHSAEFETNSQNPVIHLLPEQQDIIDLGGTMRLGLYACRILPGSLAERLYGESVIYERHRHRYEFNNAYRSLFLETGYQISGTSPDGRLVEIIEYPDHPFFIAVQFHPEFRSRPNVPHPLFQGLLEASRTHLQRREAEVSVPL